In one window of Haloterrigena salifodinae DNA:
- a CDS encoding phosphatase PAP2 family protein, with product MALANMLLLTSLAVLAGLTMTCCLCLERRQVRRTIDEYDRRLRSVAPYLGVAALFFLAKRGTHEQSVKLSKAIDWDITAEIYAVEGEFVAHLQDIVPQQATLEFFSVMYMFGFPFLLVTAPILYFALSSQRHLKELLIAYVFNYVIGAICYTLFIAYGPRNHLSTVNGLMYSFYPQTQDMTAAVSANTDVFPSLHTSLAVVVLLFAWRSRREYPRWLPIASFVAASVVFSTMYLGIHWLLDVVAGIVLGVGSVYAAERIVARAEGDDRVTVPGERDEGIASDASD from the coding sequence ATGGCACTGGCAAATATGCTCCTCCTGACCAGCCTCGCCGTCCTGGCTGGACTGACGATGACGTGTTGTCTCTGTCTCGAGCGGCGGCAGGTCCGCCGAACCATCGACGAATACGATCGCCGACTCCGGTCGGTCGCCCCGTATCTCGGCGTCGCGGCGCTGTTCTTCCTGGCGAAGCGGGGGACTCACGAACAGAGCGTGAAGCTCTCGAAAGCGATCGACTGGGACATTACCGCCGAAATCTACGCCGTCGAAGGCGAGTTCGTCGCACACCTCCAGGATATCGTTCCCCAACAGGCCACGCTCGAGTTCTTCTCGGTCATGTACATGTTCGGCTTCCCGTTTCTCCTGGTGACCGCGCCGATCCTCTACTTCGCGCTGTCCTCCCAGCGCCACCTCAAGGAGTTGCTCATCGCGTACGTGTTCAACTACGTGATCGGCGCGATCTGTTACACGCTGTTCATCGCGTACGGCCCGCGCAATCACCTGTCGACCGTCAACGGGCTCATGTACAGCTTCTATCCGCAGACTCAGGACATGACGGCGGCAGTCTCGGCGAACACGGACGTGTTCCCGTCGCTGCACACGTCGCTGGCGGTCGTCGTCTTGCTGTTTGCCTGGCGGTCGCGCCGGGAGTACCCCCGCTGGCTCCCTATCGCATCGTTCGTGGCTGCCAGCGTCGTCTTCTCGACGATGTACCTGGGGATCCACTGGTTGCTCGACGTGGTGGCCGGCATCGTCCTCGGCGTCGGGAGCGTCTACGCGGCCGAACGGATCGTCGCCCGCGCGGAGGGCGACGATCGCGTCACCGTTCCCGGCGAGCGCGACGAGGGAATCGCGTCCGACGCGAGCGACTGA
- a CDS encoding DEAD/DEAH box helicase encodes MAAQDEEPPSIEHPLLEPDFLERRLYQLKLAGTAANHHTLVCLPTGLGKTTVSLLVTARRLEEVGGKSLMLAPTKPLVQQHADFYREALQIPDEEIVVFTGDVSPDDRAAMWEEATVVMATPQVIENDLVGSRISLSDVTHITFDECHRATGDYAYNYIAERYHADATDPLVTGMSASPGGDEEAILEVCENLGLREVEVMTEEDADVDEFTHDTDVEWERIDLPEEVIEIRDGLNEVIKERLEKLKELGVASSTQPDQSQKDLNRMRAELQKLINNDQSEGFEGMSIHAEIMKLRQAVTLVETQSVEAVCRYFDRQRNQARSSGASKASQRLVSDPRVREAMRKAESFDQLHPKYRKTRMLLAETLGLEGGERVIVFTESRDTAEALTDFLSESFDAKRFVGQGDREGSDGMTQKEQQEVLDQFRGGEFEVLVSTSVAEEGLDVPEVDLVLFYEPVPTAIRSIQRKGRTGRQSEGRVVVLMAEDTRDEAYFWISRRREKEMESELRDLKGAADDLEEELDDSQQALTDFDDDAPESEVKVDGHSENPGAVGDSSSGSGGVSSQPGLREFAGGDGAEDDADGDDGSDGAAEEAVETHEPHAEGDAIEVVADQREMDANIARDLSRREEIEVRLETLDVGDYVCSDRVVVERKSVADFVDSLVGGDRSVFEQVGAMARHYSRPIVIVEGDGLYEQRDVHPNAVRGALSSLAVDFGASVLRTEGEQETTELLAVIAGREQETADREVSVHGEKQSKTLAEQQEYVVSSIAEIGPVTARSLLEEFGTVEAVMIATEDELQEADGVGAVTAERIREVIGSEYTG; translated from the coding sequence ATGGCAGCACAGGACGAGGAACCGCCCTCGATCGAGCATCCGCTTCTCGAGCCCGACTTTCTAGAACGACGACTCTACCAGCTAAAGCTCGCGGGGACGGCCGCGAACCACCATACGCTCGTCTGTCTCCCCACGGGGCTGGGGAAGACGACGGTGAGTCTGCTCGTCACGGCCCGCCGCCTTGAGGAGGTCGGTGGGAAGTCGCTGATGCTCGCGCCGACGAAACCCCTCGTCCAGCAGCACGCCGATTTCTACCGCGAGGCGCTGCAGATCCCCGACGAGGAGATCGTCGTATTTACGGGCGACGTCAGCCCCGACGATCGTGCCGCGATGTGGGAGGAAGCGACGGTCGTGATGGCGACACCGCAGGTGATCGAGAACGACCTCGTCGGCAGTCGGATCTCGCTTTCCGACGTGACCCACATCACCTTCGACGAGTGCCACCGCGCGACCGGCGACTACGCCTACAACTACATCGCCGAGCGCTATCACGCCGACGCGACGGATCCGCTGGTGACCGGCATGTCGGCCTCGCCCGGCGGCGACGAGGAGGCCATCCTCGAGGTCTGTGAGAACCTCGGTCTCCGAGAGGTCGAGGTGATGACCGAGGAGGACGCCGACGTCGATGAGTTCACCCACGACACCGACGTCGAATGGGAGCGCATCGACCTCCCCGAGGAGGTCATCGAGATTCGGGACGGGCTCAACGAAGTCATCAAGGAACGGCTCGAGAAACTCAAGGAACTCGGCGTGGCGTCCTCGACCCAGCCCGACCAGTCCCAGAAGGACCTGAACCGGATGCGCGCCGAACTCCAGAAACTGATCAACAACGATCAGTCGGAGGGGTTCGAGGGGATGTCCATCCACGCGGAAATCATGAAGCTCCGGCAGGCCGTGACGCTGGTCGAAACCCAGAGCGTCGAAGCCGTCTGCCGGTACTTCGACCGCCAGCGCAACCAGGCCCGCTCGTCGGGCGCCTCGAAGGCGAGCCAGCGGCTGGTCTCCGATCCGCGAGTGCGGGAGGCGATGCGCAAAGCCGAGAGCTTCGACCAGCTCCATCCCAAGTATCGCAAGACCAGAATGCTGCTCGCCGAGACGCTCGGCCTCGAGGGCGGCGAGCGCGTCATCGTCTTCACTGAGTCCCGGGACACCGCGGAAGCGTTGACGGACTTCCTCTCCGAGAGCTTCGACGCCAAGCGGTTCGTTGGCCAGGGCGACCGCGAGGGGAGCGACGGGATGACCCAGAAAGAGCAGCAGGAAGTGCTCGATCAGTTCCGCGGCGGCGAGTTCGAGGTGCTCGTCTCCACCTCGGTCGCCGAGGAGGGGCTCGACGTCCCGGAGGTCGACCTCGTGCTGTTCTACGAGCCCGTTCCGACGGCGATCCGCTCGATCCAGCGCAAGGGCCGGACCGGCCGACAGTCCGAGGGCCGGGTCGTCGTCCTGATGGCCGAGGACACCCGCGACGAGGCCTACTTCTGGATCTCGCGGCGCCGCGAGAAGGAGATGGAGTCGGAACTGCGCGACCTGAAAGGGGCCGCCGACGACTTAGAGGAAGAGTTAGACGACTCCCAGCAGGCGCTGACGGATTTCGACGACGACGCTCCGGAAAGCGAAGTGAAAGTGGACGGTCACAGCGAAAACCCCGGCGCCGTCGGCGATTCTTCCAGTGGAAGCGGGGGGGTTTCGTCACAGCCCGGTCTCCGGGAGTTCGCAGGCGGCGACGGAGCCGAAGACGACGCCGACGGAGACGATGGGAGCGACGGCGCTGCGGAAGAGGCGGTCGAAACCCACGAACCCCACGCTGAGGGCGACGCCATCGAAGTCGTCGCGGACCAGCGCGAGATGGACGCCAACATCGCGCGAGACCTCTCGAGACGCGAGGAGATCGAGGTCCGCCTCGAGACGCTCGACGTCGGCGACTACGTCTGTTCGGACCGGGTGGTTGTCGAGCGCAAGTCCGTCGCGGACTTCGTCGACTCGCTGGTTGGCGGCGACCGGTCGGTCTTCGAGCAGGTCGGCGCGATGGCCCGCCACTACTCCCGACCGATCGTGATCGTCGAGGGCGACGGCCTCTACGAACAGCGGGACGTCCACCCGAACGCGGTTCGGGGAGCGCTCTCGAGTCTGGCCGTCGACTTTGGCGCGAGCGTCCTCCGGACGGAGGGCGAACAGGAGACGACCGAACTGCTGGCGGTGATCGCCGGCCGCGAGCAGGAGACCGCCGACCGGGAGGTGTCGGTCCACGGCGAGAAGCAGTCCAAGACGCTCGCCGAACAGCAGGAGTACGTCGTCTCCTCGATCGCCGAGATCGGGCCCGTGACGGCGCGATCGCTGCTCGAGGAGTTCGGCACCGTCGAGGCGGTGATGATCGCGACGGAAGACGAGTTACAGGAAGCCGACGGCGTCGGGGCGGTGACCGCCGAGCGGATCCGGGAAGTGATCGGAAGCGAGTACACGGGGTAG
- a CDS encoding multicopper oxidase domain-containing protein gives MNDRIGAPGSGLSRRELMIATGGAAALAGCMSRGQGADPEPSDSSGDEEDAPSDLPQTSAPEVVQVDEQGGSVTLRSVTARHPVHPMDSMGGPIELPQVWAFQADDGEPSVPGPILRTTEGNDMEVTLDNTDAGHPHTLHFHGVRKSWKNDGVPTTTGVTVYPGEKHTYTIPANVPGTHFYHCHYQTHRHIDMGMYGIFRVDPKGYEPADKEYFFTLKDWDSRVNRQMTGENVDYSPRQRNPDVFTINGKSLPRTLHPEEGSPIIVDHGDTVRLHMVNAGYMSHPMHTHNHRYRLVEKDGGQIPEAAQYEQDITNVAPAERHTIEFEADADPGIYLMHCHKVNHAMNGTSYPGGMVNGIVYRDAMDTDVFADLMEYAGYEG, from the coding sequence ATGAACGATCGTATCGGCGCACCCGGGTCCGGACTCTCGCGACGCGAACTGATGATCGCCACCGGCGGCGCGGCAGCCCTCGCCGGCTGTATGAGCCGCGGTCAGGGGGCAGATCCCGAGCCGTCGGACTCGAGCGGCGACGAGGAGGACGCGCCGTCCGACCTCCCGCAGACGAGCGCGCCCGAAGTCGTCCAGGTCGACGAGCAGGGCGGGAGCGTGACGCTGCGTTCGGTGACGGCCCGCCACCCCGTCCACCCGATGGATTCGATGGGGGGACCGATCGAGCTCCCGCAGGTCTGGGCGTTCCAGGCCGACGACGGCGAGCCGAGCGTTCCCGGGCCGATCCTTCGGACGACGGAGGGGAACGATATGGAAGTCACGCTGGACAACACGGACGCCGGCCACCCCCACACCCTGCACTTCCACGGCGTGAGGAAGTCCTGGAAGAACGACGGCGTTCCCACGACGACCGGGGTGACGGTCTATCCCGGCGAGAAACACACCTACACGATTCCGGCGAACGTCCCCGGGACGCACTTCTACCACTGTCACTACCAGACCCACCGGCACATCGATATGGGGATGTACGGCATCTTCCGCGTCGATCCGAAGGGATACGAACCCGCCGACAAGGAGTACTTCTTCACCCTCAAGGACTGGGATTCGCGGGTCAATCGACAGATGACCGGCGAAAACGTCGACTACAGTCCGCGCCAGCGAAATCCCGACGTGTTCACGATCAACGGAAAGAGCCTCCCGCGGACGCTCCATCCGGAGGAGGGGTCGCCCATCATCGTCGACCACGGCGACACCGTCCGCCTTCACATGGTCAACGCGGGCTACATGTCTCACCCGATGCACACGCACAACCACCGGTACCGCCTCGTCGAGAAGGACGGCGGCCAGATTCCCGAAGCCGCTCAGTACGAACAGGACATCACTAACGTCGCGCCAGCCGAACGCCACACCATCGAGTTCGAGGCCGACGCCGATCCCGGCATCTACCTCATGCACTGCCACAAGGTCAACCACGCCATGAACGGGACCTCCTACCCCGGCGGGATGGTCAACGGCATCGTCTACCGCGACGCGATGGACACCGACGTCTTCGCGGATCTCATGGAGTACGCCGGCTACGAGGGGTGA